The Xiphophorus hellerii strain 12219 chromosome 3, Xiphophorus_hellerii-4.1, whole genome shotgun sequence genome segment GATTTAAATCACAAGCTTACAAGTCTTGTCAACATATTTGATTGTTCTACAAATGAACATCATGCTTATGCTGCTCTCTAGTTTTATCTACTGTGTCCTGTTCTAAGAAAATGCAATTTAGCTCCTGTTGCTCAGCACCATTACTGCTATAAATGTCGGGAACCTGGAGGTGAATTTTCAACCTAATTTAAgattcaataaaatgttgggTTTCAAACAGTGACTGAAACTTATGTGCAAACCTACTGCATAGtgtgttaatgacactgaagtTAGGTAACCTGAATCGAGCAAGCAAAAATTTaattaagcaaattattaaCCAGagttgtttttgattatttatgtaTGCCTTGAATTTAAATTGTAACACTCTTCATCACTTCATCATACtattagtgttttgtttgtttcgcAGCAATCCAAAAAACTGGAGCAGATTTACGGAGGAAGACCACAATGTGATCACAGAGGTAAGCAATGCTTGAAAATTATCTGTAGGTAATGcattatgtgaaaatatgacatttcaaatcagagtttaaaaaacatttctgattcaCCAAAAAAAGAATTAGTCACACCattgaaataatatatttgacAAGAAGTTGTGTGTTCAGACTATTTTCCCACTGTGGGTTTTATGAAAGAATAACCAATGATGCTGctatgttttacaaaatgtttttgttttttttagaaattattgtGTTATTAATTAGATTAACAGTTGCACTATTTAATGTGATTGGTGCGATGTATTATcctgtttgagttttttttttatcaattatgtttgtgtttgactGTTGAATCTATATTGTGGTcaattttgctgttttggaGTGGTAGATAAATCAACATGAGAGTAATAAATTATGCTTACCATTTCACACATTTGCTTGAAACATATAATTTCCATCTTCACGATCTTATCTGTTGGTTACTTGACAAGTTTCTCTCAGCTGGAACttcataagtattttttttctgaatgaaacTGACTTTGTAGTAACACTGAAAGTTTGAGCTGTTACGTGTACCAGATAAAATCTAGTTTTTCTGTAATGTCTGCTTGACATAAAGTGCTTTATATGACAATTTGAcaattgtttgatttttatgaataatttttgatATATGAATCACACAACCACAAAGAACATTTGCGGTTTTACAGCTGTCCAAGGCTTCAGACCATTATTAATAAATTGAAGGGTGTTACTGTACCATTTAATTTTGCATATGCAACTTATCTATGAGCTGGGAAACTGCAGTGTTGTTTATTTAGTTGCCTCATTGTGCCTCAGTCTGTGGGGGAACTGAAACAGGCTGCCTGTCAAACAATGGCTGATCGAACAAACAAAAGGGGATTATTGTGTGTGTGACTTCCATCCTGTTTCACTGTAATCTCTCATCTCCCTCTGCTTCTGGCTTTGTCTCTGTTGTTATTTTGCTGCCTATCCTTTCTCACCTCTCAAATCATTTGGTTGTCTGCAGCATGATCAACCCTACAGCAGGATGAATGCCACGTGATGCATCTGGATTATCCATCTTTTGGTCCCTCAGGCTCGCCAATGCCTCACACTCCCTCCAACTCCTCTGCTTCTGACTCCGGCGTGagtaaacatgtttaaagaaacAGTCAGAAACCAGATCGAGCTAGATGTTTTGCTGTGACGAAAGTATTTCACTTCAcggaagattttgtttttagacttCTTGCTTACATTAATCTGTCTTCTTCATAACTGTAACTTATTTGTTTGGTTATATCAGTGTTTATATGTTTTTGCAGAGTTCAGATGGCACCAGCTCCTCCTCACCTGCCTCAAAGCCAAACCTGGACAGCCAATCAGCCTCCTCCTCTTGTGTCTCTTCATCTCTCCCAGAATCTTGCAATGAGTTAAGGCATCGCAGTGGGCTACCCTCACACCATCCTCAGACAACCAACGGTGTTCCCCACTAGTGAGCACGTTTTGAGTGAAAACCATAATATAAAGGGCTTAATTTTTTGACGTTGTTTTTGAaatcatgagaataaagtcatatgtTTGCAAAATATACACAACAATACcagaagaaagtcataaaatgacttgaaaaaagtttttaatgagAGCAAAGCGTCAATAGTTATCAAGATCTGAGGTGACCATGTTAAAAGATTAAGTCTGTGATATTTGGAAaaccaaagtataacttcacaagatgtttaacatttctcatttaattttttttaaattatttttcatgtaagGGTTATTTACTACTTCATTCTGCTATTATTATATTCTAGTAATATTATGAGTTTATTCTTctattattatgacttttctcatattattatgactttattctcaatgttgtgactttttgtagCATAACTATTATTACTACTTATTTTGGTAATATTGTGAATGTATTCTCCTAATATTCtgactttgttcttgtaatatGAGTTTATTCTCATTATGAAGACCTCATTCTCATCTTGTTTTGGCGTTTTATTTCCGCGTATGATTTTATCCTTGCAACACTacaatgtttttcttgcaatattatgactttattcttgtaattaatttttttcttagccTGACCCTAATACTCTGTGGTAAATAACAACCCCTGTAACTCACTCATacaatgaaatggaaaaatagtCCATAAAGTTGTGAttgctaaagtttaatcagaaAAGGAAAGTAATAATTACTGGTCATACCTTctcattattttctaaatatctATAAATTGTTGAACTAATTAAGTGGCATGagcagcatttttttctgatttttttatgttaatattaCCTTGCTTTATTGACATAAATATTCCCAATAAagcaatatttattaataaagcaATATTGGTTAATATTGCTTGACATAATTATAATACATTTGTCTGTTGAGAGATGAAAACAGGTGATTACTCGCGTCATCAGACATCGGCAGGACTAAATTCCTCTTTTTATAAGGTGACCTTTTAGTAAATAGTTTCTATTCAGCTTTTTTGGAAAAACCATCTGAACTTTAAGAGGTGCCAGACACAAACCCAGTCATATAAATGATACTTAAACAGTAGGAGATCCCAGGAGCATAATGAGTAATTTACAAAATGGAACATCTTGTTCTTTACAAGACTGGAAACAGAactgtaaaatatgtttgagTTCAGTAAACCTCACATTGAGGAAAGATTCTGGCAACACTCTGaagattaaatacattttatacaaatactaatctgtgctttttttctgctttctgtgctTTGGTGTTATTATATTAACtaataaaactgtaatattCCACAGCCCAGATGAAGCGCCTCTACAAGGCGGCCTTCCTGCCAGCATGCCCATGCAGATGCTGTGGTGGCAGCAGATGTACGCTCGACACTACTACATGCAATAGTAAGTGTGTTGCTAGAGCTCACTTCTACAACCTTATAGGTAggaaacaattaatcagttattgaaataatcatcatcTAATTTGTAATCAAATAATTGTTAACTAGAgtatatataataaaacatgcagttcatacagtatatatacattttgcatttaagatgaggGAAATAAACTTCTATATATCAACAGATTATTCTTTCACTACTGATGTTAAGTAAAGCAGAAAGGACTTATCTTCCCTGGTTTTtgttagctgcagatgcatttgatcaagtgttcactaaagCAGTGCTATGTTATTGCTTTTTAGgggacagtttttattttcttatcttaAAGAGTTTATTTGTGCATCtgaatttttatgtatttcaattattggttaaaataaacttaagaagttaaatgaaaaatgtgcaaagtgtgccaatttgttttttcctgATTAATCGTTATTATCATAATCTTTAGCTGCAGCCCTGAAACcttattgtgtgaacaagcTTCCTTATGGGAATCTTCCCTTGGATTTCAATTTTACTTGTTCTTCCTCTCAATGTTGacattattttatacatttataatgCTTTTTTCCTTGCAGTCAGGCAGCAGTAGCTGCGTTACAGCCTCCCagcgctcctcctcctcctccatctccaCCTTCCTCATCCCCCCATCAGCCCGCTCAGCCCAATGAAGCTGTGCAGCCTCCGCTGGGCCCGAACCCAGCCCAGGACCCTCTACAAGAGAACCTGCCTGCCAACCCAGTCCAGATGAACGCACAGGGCGGCCCAGTGCTGAACGACGACGAGCTGAACCAGGACTGGCTGGACTGGTTGTACACGGTGTCACGGGCTGGGGTTCTGCTGAGCATCGTTTACTTCTACTCCTCCTTCAGTCGCTTTGTCATGGTGGTCAGCGCCATGTTGCTCCTCTATCTGTAAGTCACTCATACTTTCTGTATGCATTGTTAGGAAAATCGGGCCGAACAGATTCTCACAGAAACACATAGAATGAGGTCAGAACAGAGTTTCAAGAGCCGCCTTTGTTCTTCTTTGCAGTTGGAGaaaattttgttctgtttttctgttaatccagtttttctttagatcctttatttttttatgttctaaaTGACAATAATCCCACACTGCTCATATTGAGGTCAGGATTCCTAATATCTGTTTTGCAATCACCTTATATGGAAAATCAATCATAACATTGCCATTATGTAACATATTCGgtacatttttagcattttaccAATTCTGGATAGATTCTGTATAAATTGTAAATAGTTTTCCACCTGTTGTCCACAGCTTAagatgctattttttttcttttttgataattttaggttaatttttatttcaacttattTGTGATTTTCAGGCACCAGGCTCAGTGGTTTCCCTTCAGACCAGAACAGCAGAATATCAGAGGAGAAAGGGCCGGCGCTCCTCCAGGAGAAGTGCAGAGGCAGCAGGAAATGCAGGAAATTGTGAGTTTGATGCATCAAATTctggtttctgtgtttcattgcttgtgaaaataaatgaaatgtaaaattttcccttttttttgcaaaaacccCAAGTTCATCAGACGAAATCCACCTCCAAATGTATCTGTATCTGTATCCCGTctactatttttttctctcaacgTTGTATTTCAAAATTGACTCTACAGAAAATCCATATGTGAGGACAAATAATTGATTTGATAACAGAAGATGCAAAAGAAACTCCTGTGAGCGTAGTTCATCTATGTGCAAAGCTGCAGGTGTGAATGAACTAGTTTGTTGTTCATTCAACAACAAACTAGtttctttgcacatttttatttattagcctATAATTTATTAACTAACATAAATGATTATTCATCAGgattgtgcaaaaaatgttgttACCTTGAAAACATGAGTAAGTATGTGACACTGATTGTGTCTGTTTGTCCCAGGAGCGACTGATGGATGAGGGGATGGAGGATGATGACAGCGGTGAGGAAGGCGGAGGAGGCAACGAAGATCGGGTTCTGGGTGCAGCCCTGCCAGAGCCGAGCATCCTCACCGTGGCTTGGACCTTCATCAGCACCTTCTTCACCTCACTCATCCCTAACGTTCAGCCGCACCTGGCTAACTAGGAAGACGCTCCGCCCGTCTCCCTCCTGCCAGCAGGTACCGCTCTACAGTTTCCAACCTTCATCTTCATTTTAACACCCAGTTGAGTCTCCAAACAAAATCACTCGAGTCTGATTGGACGGTAGCAATCGGTTGTTTCCAGATGACGGCTTCTACTAACGGGATCTGAGAGCAAATCCAGAGTGTCACTactgaaagtacaaaaataaaggaactgaaaaagaaaaaaaaaactgtctctgGAGTAAATACCTCAACTGCGATGGGAAAGATGATGGCGAGACGCAGATGGGAGCTGTCTTCCATTTCGAGCAGCGATGGACTCATAATggtagattattttattattttatttgagatGTGACTGGTTTAAAGATGACGTCAGAAAATCTCCCTAGAATGAGAGGGAGTTGTccttattaaaaaagaaaaccttctgAAAGACATTTCCATATGCACACAGGGTGCATACAGCGATTGCAGCAATTGAAGCTCAATTTTTCACACGTTATTATCTATTTACATGTGTAAATATATTCATCTATAATTCcaatatatattctttttgaataaagttctGCCTGCATACAAAAATCGACTTGGTTACAATGTGTAGTTCTTTAGTTGTCCTACAGATGGCAGCATCCTCACAAATGTTTTTGGTGCTTTTAGGAAGCAGAGTGCTTTAGCTTTTGTCTTAACTATTAATTTCTTAAGTAATTATATAAgatattttcataattatgttGTGTAAAATGACATTCTATGAAGAAGACAGAACCTCAAAACAATTATTGaatgtcttgttttctttaaagaatgtaaaaaaaagacaagacagagcagagcagatgcacaaaaaagaaagcagataaaaggaggaaaaagtgaaaattctAACTAAGAATCATCATTACAAAATCAGCATCTCCTAGTTGGTACATGATATTCAGAAGGTTTCTATTTAATTCAGTTGATTAACTgaaatccatttttaaatacatcattCTGTATAATAAACTGTATAAGTTTCACtacttaaataaattattgaagtaattcaactttttttaattcaagGTACACTTGCACAAAAAATGCATCTTCATAGTAGGAAGGTTAGCAGAATCCTAAATTTAAAGCAGGTTTCAGCATCGGGTTTTCTGGCACACACAGTGTTTTGCATTTGGGCAAAAAGGtcagttttggtctcaactgatCCAGAAGATCTTCCTCCACCTTGTTCGTATGTGGC includes the following:
- the herpud2 gene encoding homocysteine-responsive endoplasmic reticulum-resident ubiquitin-like domain member 2 protein: MHLDYPSFGPSGSPMPHTPSNSSASDSGSSDGTSSSSPASKPNLDSQSASSSCVSSSLPESCNELRHRSGLPSHHPQTTNGVPHYPDEAPLQGGLPASMPMQMLWWQQMYARHYYMQYQAAVAALQPPSAPPPPPSPPSSSPHQPAQPNEAVQPPLGPNPAQDPLQENLPANPVQMNAQGGPVLNDDELNQDWLDWLYTVSRAGVLLSIVYFYSSFSRFVMVVSAMLLLYLHQAQWFPFRPEQQNIRGERAGAPPGEVQRQQEMQEIERLMDEGMEDDDSGEEGGGGNEDRVLGAALPEPSILTVAWTFISTFFTSLIPNVQPHLAN